The nucleotide window AATTTCCGCGGTATTTTACGATCCCTTCACCATGTTCAACCCACTCTACGATGTCGCTTCACATTTCTCTGAAATCGTAGTCTCACATAACTTAGGTAATGAGGAGTTTGGAATAGAGGTTGGATTGGAATACGTTAAACTTCTCGGTTTAGATGGCACGATAATGAGTAAACTCCCCCATCAACTATCTCCTCTCCATGCCAAGAAAGTTGCCATAGCCCTCGCCACCTTTCTGGAGCCAGACTACATCCTTATAGACGACATAGAATTTGGTTTGAGTGATATTGGAAGAGCGTCCTTGATTAACTCCCTTATAGACCTGATGGGGACTGTGAGGAGCACATTCGTGTTCTTGGATAACAACCCTGCAATCCTATCGAGACTCACGGATTACGTTATTGTCCTTTTCAAGGGAAGGACCGTGGAAGAGGGATACAGAATCTTGGAAAACCCGCTGCACCCTTACCTCATTGATCTGATAAGAGGAGAAATTAAGGACACCAATGTTTTGGGTGAGGGGTGCCCTTACTCATCCCAGTGTCGTTTTTCAACTAGTAAATGCAAAACTGAAGTTCCGTGGGTTTCGTTGGATGGGCGTAAGGTGAGGTGCCTAGGGGTCTGACCAGAAGGAAAGGCAAGATAAAGACTGCAGGGGTTTGGGTTTCATCTTTCATACTGTCTAATATCAATCCTTAACCCATGGGCTTCACTGGAGTCAAGGAAACTACTTCCACTCACCTTCCACCTGTTTAGCGAGATAACATACTATTAAGATATATGTGCCACATGGTTTACGAGAACTCGTTAGATCTTCATTGGTGCCAATATTTCCAGCACTTTACCTTTGACGCACCTAAATCCCACATTGGTGGCTTTTCTAGCCTGCACTTTCTTTGCAGGACCTTATCGACCTTGAGGAACTGACAGTAGTCGTGAAAGACACATCCGCTTGGGCTTCCTCTGCCAACTTCCACTACGTTTAACTTCTCACCTTTTCTTCCTATTTTAGTTGATGAGTTGTTAAGAGCCATTGTGTAGGGATGCAACAGACCTCCGCCCTCTTCTACAATTTCTCCGTCATACATAACATAAATTTGATCACACGGGAACAGTAAATCGGTAGTGCTTATCATTAACAATGCGTCCATCCTTTTGCTCCTCAAGATTTTGAAAAGATATTTTAGCGCCCTAAATTTTCCCTGTTCTTCAATTAACTGAAAGAAGTCCTCTATTACCGCGAACTTTACATTTTCCTTAAGCAACGGGGACATGTAAACCTTTGACAAATTAACGTCACTAATATTGTTCAGATTGTCGTCTGGGATATCAAGAAGAAACATGACCTCCTCAGCCCTCTTACTAGACCTAAACCATCCTGCAAGAAGGTCCTTGGAGTTCATGTTTCCCCTTCTCATCTCCCTGGGAACTACGTAAGTCGCCTTGGCTCCCTCAGATTTGCTTAAGTAAGCCCCAGTGTAGGGATCTAGATATTGGATTTCTCCAATACCTTTCCTTAGTTTTAAGGATAGGTTACTCTTGTCCTCTCCCCATTCCCCCAAAATACAGGTGACGTTTTTTACTTCAATTGATGGGTCTTTAAGGGAAATCATAGTGTAGCTCTTAACTGAACTTCAGTTGTGAGAAATATAAAAACGAGCCGAACTAGCTACAGAGGTTCGCACTACTGTTGCTAACATGTATATACCTAGGTCGATAGATGCTACCTTGTTACCTATGGGCGAGTCTATTTGTGTTTTGCCCCCCACCGTGAATTATGAGGGAGTCCTTGATGGGCTTACCAGACCTCTTTGTTATAACTCTACCCACGTCCATGGGTGTGTGGGCTTAGAACTTGTTATCTATGCGTATCTCTAGCCTACCTTGAGTACCAGACCGCCTTTACCTTCCTGAGGAGGGTGTCTCCATCTTCCAGTCCTTCAGAATTAGCACGTGTTTCTCTTCGTCAACCTCGTAGCGGTCTTGCCTAACTACGAGGATTAGCTTCCTCTTCCCGTCCTCTGTCCAGTGACCCGGTGGCGGTACGTAGTTGACGAAGGGCGGTAGACTATCTTCATTCTTCAGCAATGAAGTATCCCACAGATATTTTCGTCGTGTTGATTGTGGTTATGAGAATGACCGCGATGTCATCGCAATAATCAACCTTTATGGGAGGATCCTTGAGCCTCTCGGCTGCCCCTCAAATGAGAGATGTAAACCCGAATCGATGAGGGACTCTCACCTTTTAGGGCTTGGAGGAAGTCAGCACAAGTAAGCAGACTCTACATTCTCGACCTAGACCTCATTACCGTCGTTTCCTTGTGGGGTGGAACCATCTTGGACTACCTCAAGAGGGACTTGCGCGAGGCACTAAATCACCCTTATATAGTTTGAGCTTAACTTCAATACGATCGTGTGATTTTCCATGAAGAAACCAATAATTCTAGTCAACTATAAGACCTATGAGACATCTTATGGGAAAAGGGGATTGGAACTAGCCAAGACGTTAGAGAGAGTATCCATCGATACGTCCACAGAGATAATTATAGCAGTACCAGCTACCATGATCACTAGAATAAGCCAGGAGGTCTCCATTCCAGTATACGCTCAACACGTAGACGGTCTTCCAGAAGGTGCACACACTGGGGCAGTTCTCCCCGAGCACATAAAGGATGCAGGTGCCAGAGGTAGCCTCCTAAATCACAGCGAGAGAAGAGTGAGGTTAGACGAAATGGACGACGCGCTCAAGAGAATGAAAAAGTTAGGACTGGAGTCGGTGGTTTGTGTAGATAGATACGAACTTGTAGTCCCTATGGGACTTCTCTACCCCACAGCAATCCTGATAGAGCCTCCAGAACTCATTGGGAGCGGAGTCTCAGTGTCAAAGGCTAAACCAGAAGTTATTACCAACGCTGTTAAGGAAATTAGAAAAGTAGAGGGAGTTTACCTGATAGCCGGGGCAGGAATAAGTTCAGGGGAGGACGTTTTCATTTCCATTAAGTTGGGTTCAGATGGCATAGGTGTAGCCAGTGCTGTCATGAAGGCTAAGGACCCTAAGAAAGTTGTGGAGAGCTTCGTGTTGGAGGCTTTGAAAGCTATAGATCAGAAGTAAACTCACTGTTTCATTTCCTCTTCCAGGAGCTGAGAGTACTTCTCTAAAACTCTCTTTACTTCCTCCTGAGCTTGCTCATAAAGCCTTACTATTCTTAAAACCTTGGGGTCAATCTCCGTACCCCCCGCGTTCTTACCTCCCTTCCTCATGGCTATTCCTCCTATCTCTCCGTTTATTCGCCTTATGTACTGCCAGGCGAACTTGTAGGATACGTTCATTTCCTCTGACGCCTTGGCAATGGAACCGGAGTCAAGAATGGCTTTCACTAGGGTTACTCCCCCCTTCCCCATAACTGGCTTTCCATCCTTATCCTCAATCCATATCTTGAAATTAAACTTCATAGATCCAAACCATTAGGATATAATATCTTCATGACTTTTTCAATTTTTGCCTTGACATCCAGTAGGTTCTCACCTATTACGTTTATATGTCCCATTTTCCTCCTCTTAGTCGCACTATTCTTTCCGTACCAATATAGGGTTCCGTACTGCAGAACGCTTAACGGAGGTTCTTGAATTCCCAGTACGTTAACAGTTCCTGAGAACGACATAACCTCAGTCGAACCCAGCTCTAGCCCTGAAAGAGCCCTCACATGTTGTTCAAACTGTGAGACCTCCGCTCCGTCTAGGGTGTAGTGTCCAGTGTTGTGGACCCTCGGGGCGAACTCATTTATCATCACCTTACCTTCCTTCACAAAAAATTCTATACCAATAACACCAGTGTAGTTCAACCTACTAGTCAATTCCTTTGCTATGTCCCTCATTTGCTGGTTCTCATAGGGACCATAGTTGTACACTAGAATGCCCTTCTCGTTGTAGTTAAAAGTACCTGGGTAGGACTTGA belongs to Metallosphaera tengchongensis and includes:
- a CDS encoding winged helix-turn-helix domain-containing protein; translation: MKFNFKIWIEDKDGKPVMGKGGVTLVKAILDSGSIAKASEEMNVSYKFAWQYIRRINGEIGGIAMRKGGKNAGGTEIDPKVLRIVRLYEQAQEEVKRVLEKYSQLLEEEMKQ
- a CDS encoding ATP-binding cassette domain-containing protein codes for the protein MLKYDCLTVGTELHCLTAEIDKTSVGILGERDSGKELLIPATLGLIDGVSGSIYLDNIDLVKSRDLLDRIRWRRISAVFYDPFTMFNPLYDVASHFSEIVVSHNLGNEEFGIEVGLEYVKLLGLDGTIMSKLPHQLSPLHAKKVAIALATFLEPDYILIDDIEFGLSDIGRASLINSLIDLMGTVRSTFVFLDNNPAILSRLTDYVIVLFKGRTVEEGYRILENPLHPYLIDLIRGEIKDTNVLGEGCPYSSQCRFSTSKCKTEVPWVSLDGRKVRCLGV
- the tpiA gene encoding triose-phosphate isomerase, with the translated sequence MKKPIILVNYKTYETSYGKRGLELAKTLERVSIDTSTEIIIAVPATMITRISQEVSIPVYAQHVDGLPEGAHTGAVLPEHIKDAGARGSLLNHSERRVRLDEMDDALKRMKKLGLESVVCVDRYELVVPMGLLYPTAILIEPPELIGSGVSVSKAKPEVITNAVKEIRKVEGVYLIAGAGISSGEDVFISIKLGSDGIGVASAVMKAKDPKKVVESFVLEALKAIDQK